A region from the Rufibacter sp. DG15C genome encodes:
- a CDS encoding (2Fe-2S)-binding protein translates to MAFDNDSPHALPTGEDGQCPNETRRTFLKQSSLLTALALAPTAAIKAADLKLEEKVAAAFEQVKVTLDINGKKHKLSIEPRTTLLDLLREQLHLTGTKKGCDYGQCGACTVHVDGQRVNSCLTLAVMQDGKEITTIEGLAKGDNLHPMQEAFIKHDGFQCGYCTPGQIMSAVACIKEGHADSDDEIREFMSGNICRCGAYPNIVNAIKEVKNGGSRV, encoded by the coding sequence ATGGCATTTGACAACGATTCTCCCCACGCGCTCCCTACCGGGGAGGATGGGCAATGCCCCAATGAAACCCGCCGAACATTCCTAAAACAATCCTCCCTCCTGACGGCCCTGGCCCTGGCGCCCACCGCCGCTATCAAAGCCGCCGACCTGAAACTGGAGGAGAAAGTGGCCGCCGCCTTTGAGCAGGTGAAGGTGACCCTGGACATAAACGGAAAAAAACACAAGCTTTCTATTGAGCCACGCACCACGCTCCTGGATTTACTGCGTGAGCAACTGCACCTGACCGGCACCAAGAAAGGCTGCGACTATGGCCAATGCGGCGCCTGCACCGTGCACGTAGATGGCCAGCGGGTGAACTCCTGCCTGACCTTGGCGGTGATGCAGGACGGCAAGGAAATCACTACCATTGAAGGTTTGGCCAAAGGCGATAACCTGCACCCCATGCAGGAGGCCTTCATCAAGCATGACGGTTTCCAGTGCGGGTACTGCACGCCGGGCCAGATTATGAGCGCGGTGGCCTGCATCAAAGAAGGCCACGCCGATTCTGACGACGAGATACGGGAGTTCATGAGCGGGAACATTTGTCGGTGCGGGGCTTATCCTAACATTGTGAATGCCATCAAAGAAGTGAAGAATGGAGGGTCACGCGTATGA
- a CDS encoding heavy-metal-associated domain-containing protein has translation MSTHRFKTNIKCGGCISTVTPILDKTPGIYNWEVDTNTPDKVLTVEGDASSEAIILAVELAGYTAVEIDA, from the coding sequence ATGAGCACGCATAGATTCAAGACCAATATCAAGTGTGGTGGTTGCATTAGCACCGTCACTCCTATTCTGGACAAGACCCCCGGTATTTACAACTGGGAAGTAGACACCAACACACCAGACAAGGTGCTGACCGTAGAAGGTGACGCCTCTTCTGAGGCCATCATTTTAGCGGTGGAACTGGCTGGCTACACAGCCGTTGAGATAGACGCGTAA
- a CDS encoding xanthine dehydrogenase family protein molybdopterin-binding subunit: MKDLFFQDNVGKPMDRVDGRLKVTGAAKYSAEYQLPNMAHAVLVGSTIAKGRIKSIDTKRAENAPGVLAVLHHLNAPKVPGYVQASHPTEPKPVGQPLRVFFDNQVYFNDQPIAVVVADTLERALYAAKLVKAQYDEEKHATDFNKQVKEAVLPTSAKRNPKHPLNDYTRGKEDAYKTENLKVEGEYVIPTEVHHPMELQAIIAHWEADNKLTVYDKTQAVIGTQNAFAKDWGIPVENVKVIATFVGGAFGNGLHTWPHETAAIMAAKKVNRPVKLMLTREQMFTMVGYRPHAWQKVGMSATPQGKITAITHEAIGQTSSYEEFTESTLQQTRMMYTSPNVTTRYRILPLDISTPIWMRGPGEATGAFALESAMDEMAHVLGMDPLEFRLLNHTDKDPERNLPWSTKYLTEAMKMGADRIGWNKRQLKPSSLKNGEWLVGYGMGVGTFGANRGRAVVRATLYPDNKLVLQCATTDIGPGTGTAMVQIASQNLGIATENIVFELGSSLYPPSPSQGGSATVASVGSAVHAACMALKKKLTTMAAGNADSSFKGATVDTLTFKDGALSATNSPSTRLKYEDILKQQKLTELKVTEESKPDPEARQKYSMYSFSVHFAEVQVHPMTGQIKVTKLVSCADAGTIVNPKTAGNQMIGGAVGGIGMALTEGTVMDHRYGRYVTKDLADYHLPVHADAPNIEALFVNKPDLINNPNGTKGIGEIATIGVAPAIANAIFNATGKRIRELPITPDKLI; this comes from the coding sequence ATGAAAGATTTGTTCTTCCAAGATAACGTGGGCAAGCCCATGGACCGGGTAGATGGCCGCCTCAAAGTAACCGGTGCCGCCAAATACTCCGCTGAATACCAGTTGCCCAACATGGCGCACGCTGTGCTGGTGGGCAGCACCATCGCCAAGGGCCGCATCAAAAGCATTGACACCAAACGCGCCGAAAACGCGCCCGGCGTCCTGGCGGTGTTGCACCATTTAAACGCGCCCAAAGTACCGGGCTATGTGCAGGCGTCTCACCCCACAGAGCCCAAGCCGGTAGGCCAGCCCTTGCGCGTATTCTTTGACAACCAGGTTTACTTTAACGACCAGCCCATTGCCGTAGTGGTGGCAGACACCCTGGAGCGTGCCCTATACGCGGCCAAACTGGTGAAGGCCCAATATGACGAAGAAAAACACGCCACGGATTTCAATAAGCAGGTAAAGGAAGCGGTGTTGCCCACGTCGGCGAAGCGCAACCCCAAGCACCCCTTGAATGACTACACCCGAGGCAAAGAGGACGCCTATAAAACCGAGAACTTAAAGGTAGAAGGCGAATACGTGATTCCTACGGAGGTGCACCACCCCATGGAACTGCAGGCCATCATCGCGCACTGGGAAGCCGACAACAAGCTCACCGTCTATGACAAAACACAGGCGGTCATTGGTACGCAGAACGCCTTTGCCAAGGACTGGGGAATCCCGGTGGAGAATGTGAAGGTGATTGCCACGTTTGTGGGCGGCGCCTTCGGGAATGGTTTGCACACCTGGCCGCATGAGACCGCCGCCATCATGGCTGCCAAGAAGGTAAACCGTCCCGTGAAGCTGATGCTCACGCGGGAGCAGATGTTTACTATGGTGGGTTATCGGCCGCACGCCTGGCAGAAGGTAGGCATGAGCGCCACGCCGCAGGGCAAAATCACCGCCATCACACATGAGGCCATCGGGCAGACGTCATCGTATGAGGAGTTCACCGAGAGCACCCTGCAGCAGACGCGCATGATGTACACCAGCCCCAACGTGACCACACGCTACCGTATTTTGCCGCTTGACATCTCTACGCCCATCTGGATGCGCGGCCCCGGCGAGGCTACCGGCGCGTTTGCTTTGGAATCTGCCATGGACGAGATGGCGCATGTACTAGGCATGGACCCGCTGGAATTCAGGTTACTTAACCACACCGACAAAGACCCGGAGCGCAACCTGCCTTGGTCTACTAAATACCTGACGGAGGCCATGAAGATGGGCGCCGACCGCATTGGATGGAACAAACGCCAGCTCAAACCTAGCTCTCTTAAAAACGGCGAATGGCTGGTGGGCTACGGCATGGGCGTGGGCACCTTCGGGGCGAACCGCGGACGGGCCGTGGTGCGTGCTACCTTGTACCCAGACAACAAACTGGTTTTGCAATGCGCGACTACGGACATCGGTCCTGGGACTGGCACGGCCATGGTCCAGATTGCCTCGCAGAACCTGGGGATTGCGACGGAGAACATCGTCTTTGAACTGGGTAGCTCTTTGTATCCGCCATCGCCTAGCCAAGGAGGCTCGGCCACTGTGGCCAGCGTTGGCTCTGCGGTGCATGCGGCGTGTATGGCGCTTAAGAAGAAGTTGACCACTATGGCGGCAGGCAATGCAGACTCCAGCTTTAAAGGAGCTACGGTAGATACGCTTACGTTCAAAGACGGCGCCCTTTCTGCCACCAACTCCCCTTCTACCCGCTTGAAGTACGAAGACATCTTAAAGCAACAGAAATTAACAGAATTAAAGGTCACCGAAGAATCCAAGCCAGACCCAGAGGCGCGCCAGAAATACTCTATGTACTCGTTCTCGGTGCATTTTGCCGAGGTGCAGGTGCACCCTATGACTGGCCAAATTAAGGTAACCAAACTGGTTTCCTGCGCAGACGCGGGTACCATCGTCAACCCGAAGACCGCGGGCAACCAGATGATTGGCGGCGCGGTGGGTGGCATCGGCATGGCCCTCACCGAAGGCACCGTCATGGACCACCGGTACGGCCGCTACGTGACCAAGGACCTGGCCGACTACCATTTGCCCGTGCACGCAGACGCGCCTAACATTGAGGCACTCTTCGTGAACAAGCCAGACCTCATTAACAACCCGAACGGCACCAAAGGTATCGGGGAGATTGCCACCATCGGGGTTGCCCCGGCCATTGCCAATGCCATCTTCAACGCCACGGGTAAGCGCATCAGGGAACTGCCTATCACGCCAGACAAGTTGATTTAA
- a CDS encoding xanthine dehydrogenase family protein subunit M gives MIPFQYVKPSKAQAAIDTVTKEQTAMFIAGGTNLIDLMKRGVMNPEKLVDINKLPLRKIEKEDGGTRIGALALNSAVAEDKLILEKHPLLAQALNAGASAQLRNMATVGGNLMQRVRCPYFYDTAMPCNKREPGTGCAALEGYNRMHAIFGHSDKCIAVNPSDMNVALVALDATVLVSGPKGDRKIPFVDFHRLPGDTPHIDTNLLKGELITEVQIPENPYTKNVHYLKVRDRNSYAFALVSAAVALELNGSTIKSARLAMGGVAHKPWRLTEAEQFLAGKPATEATFKQAAEVAMRGAKAFEHNKFKLELGPNTLVQALKNAAGAV, from the coding sequence ATGATTCCGTTCCAATATGTAAAGCCTAGCAAGGCGCAGGCGGCTATTGACACTGTCACCAAAGAACAGACGGCCATGTTCATTGCCGGCGGCACCAACCTCATTGACCTCATGAAACGCGGCGTCATGAACCCTGAGAAACTGGTGGACATCAACAAACTGCCCCTGCGTAAGATTGAGAAAGAAGACGGCGGCACGCGCATCGGGGCCTTGGCCTTGAACAGCGCCGTCGCGGAAGATAAGCTTATTCTGGAGAAGCACCCTCTGTTGGCGCAGGCCTTGAACGCGGGTGCCTCGGCGCAGCTCAGGAACATGGCCACGGTAGGCGGCAATTTGATGCAACGCGTACGCTGTCCCTACTTTTATGACACGGCCATGCCTTGCAATAAGCGCGAGCCCGGCACCGGATGCGCCGCGTTGGAAGGCTACAACCGCATGCACGCCATCTTCGGGCACAGTGACAAATGCATCGCTGTGAACCCCTCTGACATGAACGTGGCCTTGGTAGCCTTGGACGCTACCGTCTTGGTCTCTGGCCCTAAAGGCGACAGAAAAATTCCGTTTGTAGACTTTCACAGACTGCCCGGTGACACGCCGCATATTGACACCAACCTGCTGAAAGGCGAGTTGATTACGGAGGTCCAGATTCCGGAGAATCCCTACACCAAGAATGTGCATTACCTGAAAGTGCGGGACCGCAACTCGTATGCCTTTGCGTTGGTCTCGGCGGCGGTGGCCTTGGAGCTAAACGGTTCTACCATCAAATCAGCGAGGCTGGCGATGGGCGGCGTGGCGCATAAGCCGTGGCGCTTGACAGAAGCAGAACAGTTTCTGGCCGGCAAACCCGCCACGGAGGCCACGTTTAAGCAAGCCGCTGAGGTGGCCATGCGCGGCGCGAAGGCTTTTGAGCACAATAAATTCAAATTAGAACTCGGGCCCAATACGCTTGTACAGGCTTTGAAAAACGCGGCCGGCGCCGTTTAA
- a CDS encoding GNAT family N-acetyltransferase, which yields MTPSTPFTFRIATLDDAALLADLGWRTFDETFAAYNKPEDMEAFHPTMYTPALQAEELADSHTVFLIVEVEEEAVAYVKWNTGPAPEEISGQKPFQISRLYLLQAWTGRGLGDTLMQMSLDRAQENGHDVVWLTVWESNERAIRFYHKYGFAEAGELTFVLGQDVQRDLYMQRAV from the coding sequence GTGACTCCTTCCACTCCTTTTACCTTTAGAATAGCCACTCTTGATGATGCCGCGTTACTGGCAGACCTAGGCTGGCGCACCTTTGATGAAACCTTTGCCGCCTACAACAAACCCGAGGACATGGAGGCGTTCCACCCAACCATGTACACCCCAGCCCTGCAGGCCGAAGAACTAGCCGACTCGCATACCGTTTTCCTAATCGTAGAAGTGGAAGAAGAGGCCGTGGCCTATGTGAAATGGAATACCGGCCCTGCGCCTGAAGAAATCTCTGGACAGAAGCCTTTTCAGATAAGCCGCTTATACCTGTTGCAGGCCTGGACGGGCAGAGGATTGGGAGATACCTTGATGCAGATGAGCTTGGACCGCGCCCAAGAAAACGGGCATGACGTGGTGTGGCTCACGGTCTGGGAAAGCAACGAACGCGCCATCCGGTTTTACCACAAATACGGTTTTGCCGAAGCCGGTGAACTGACCTTTGTCCTGGGCCAGGACGTGCAACGCGATTTGTATATGCAACGCGCAGTGTGA
- a CDS encoding DUF6624 domain-containing protein, giving the protein MKKLLLTLICMVLFSGSQLALAQTAADAFGKYQSKEYKASGQLYDQFLKTGKGTATDYYNAACSWALAGEKDKAFGYLNQAVAKGWENKAHLQKDTDLASLHADKRWPNLIQDLDTRLAKLEANYNKPLKAQLEKIYVTDQMYRSQLDSIQKNFGTESQQWKDIWAKIDKQDEENKQQLIAILNQYGWPGKSLVGQQASQAAFLVIQHSDRETMEKYLPLLREAAAKGEASKSSLALMEDRVRMNRGLPQLYGSQMQMNPTTKKYELYKVEDEANLDKRRAEMGLGPISEYLKLFNQ; this is encoded by the coding sequence ATGAAAAAGCTACTCCTAACCCTTATATGCATGGTGCTGTTCAGCGGCAGCCAACTGGCCTTAGCCCAAACCGCCGCAGACGCGTTCGGCAAATACCAGAGCAAAGAGTACAAAGCCTCTGGGCAGCTGTATGACCAATTCCTGAAAACCGGGAAAGGCACTGCCACCGACTATTACAACGCGGCCTGCTCCTGGGCGCTGGCCGGGGAGAAGGACAAAGCGTTTGGGTACTTAAACCAAGCGGTGGCCAAAGGCTGGGAAAACAAGGCCCACCTCCAGAAAGACACAGACTTGGCAAGCCTCCATGCAGACAAGCGCTGGCCCAACCTCATTCAGGACTTAGACACGCGCCTGGCCAAATTAGAGGCCAACTACAACAAGCCTTTGAAAGCACAACTGGAGAAAATCTACGTCACGGACCAGATGTACCGCAGCCAGCTTGATTCTATTCAGAAGAACTTCGGGACGGAGTCACAGCAATGGAAGGACATCTGGGCGAAGATTGATAAGCAGGACGAGGAAAATAAACAGCAGCTCATTGCCATTCTGAACCAGTATGGTTGGCCGGGTAAAAGCCTGGTAGGACAACAGGCCAGCCAGGCGGCGTTTCTGGTCATTCAGCACTCAGACCGCGAGACCATGGAGAAATACCTCCCTCTATTGAGAGAAGCCGCCGCCAAAGGCGAGGCCTCTAAAAGCAGTCTGGCTCTCATGGAAGACCGCGTACGCATGAACCGCGGCCTGCCCCAACTCTACGGTAGCCAGATGCAGATGAACCCCACCACCAAAAAGTATGAGCTGTACAAAGTAGAAGACGAGGCCAACCTGGATAAGCGCCGCGCCGAAATGGGCCTGGGCCCCATCAGCGAGTACCTGAAACTATTCAACCAGTAA
- a CDS encoding radical SAM protein: protein MTPSPKILLITPPLTQLNTPYPATAYIKGFLRGRGFDVTQADFGLELVLRLFSKKGLNQVFQAILDGAYEVSDNSQRMLRLRKSYLDTIEPVIKFLQGRDSTLAHPIAMGSFLPEASRFLQLADLEEAFGTMGISDKARHLATLYLEDLADLIKETVCPHFGFSRYADKLAMSATSFDPLENELQTAPNLVDQMLVEILDERLQEVQPDVVGFSVPFPGNLYGALRLAQLIKQKYPHIKTLLGGGYPNTELRTLREPRVFNYIDFITLDDGEGPWLKLLEYFQGQRDIAQLQRTFLLQNGEVTYINGATDADIPHAEVGTPDYSDLKIHEYLSVVEVLNPMHRLWSDGRWNKLTIAHGCYWKRCSFCDITLDYISRYETAPSTLLVDRIEQIIAQTGQTGFHFVDEAAPPLALRDLAIELLRRGVKITWWGNIRFEKTFSADLCRLLAESGCIAVSGGLEVASDRLLAKMEKGVSIAQVARVTRDFTAAGIMVHAYLMYGFPTQTAQETMDSLEVVRQLFEQNVIQSGYWHRFSMTAHSPVGKNPEKYGVVKVGPEPGLFADNDLWHEDPQGADHELYGPGLAKALYNFMHGIGLEEPLSFWFDFKVPRASHPKNMIAQAVEAIGKPDSEKQNLRVLWLGNAPEIKVEMKTKKGRTFHNALLTFTEKTEEYEIKTSPEVGQWLHTWLTRLSEDYGTKFLLKDLAADYPEGQPFTFQEFLITDTWLDLRERGLLVV, encoded by the coding sequence TTGACGCCTTCGCCCAAAATCCTGCTCATCACGCCGCCGCTCACGCAGTTGAACACACCGTACCCCGCCACTGCCTACATCAAGGGCTTTCTGCGCGGACGCGGGTTTGACGTCACCCAGGCAGACTTCGGGTTGGAGTTGGTGCTGCGGCTGTTCTCCAAGAAAGGGTTGAACCAGGTGTTTCAAGCTATTCTGGACGGCGCATATGAGGTATCTGATAACAGTCAGCGCATGCTGCGGCTCCGGAAGTCGTACCTGGACACCATTGAGCCAGTCATCAAGTTTCTACAGGGCCGTGACAGCACCTTAGCGCACCCCATTGCCATGGGAAGCTTTCTACCAGAGGCCAGCCGGTTTTTGCAGCTAGCAGATTTGGAGGAAGCCTTCGGGACGATGGGTATTTCTGATAAAGCCCGTCACCTGGCCACGCTGTACTTAGAAGACCTGGCAGATTTAATCAAGGAGACCGTTTGTCCGCATTTCGGGTTTAGCCGCTACGCCGACAAGCTGGCCATGAGCGCCACGTCTTTTGACCCACTGGAGAATGAGTTGCAGACGGCACCCAACCTGGTAGACCAGATGCTCGTGGAGATTCTGGACGAGCGCCTGCAGGAAGTGCAGCCAGACGTGGTGGGTTTCTCGGTGCCTTTTCCGGGCAACCTGTACGGGGCCCTGCGTCTGGCCCAATTGATTAAACAGAAGTACCCGCACATCAAAACCCTGCTGGGCGGCGGCTACCCGAACACCGAACTCAGGACCTTGCGCGAGCCGCGGGTGTTCAACTACATAGATTTTATCACGCTGGATGACGGCGAAGGCCCTTGGCTCAAACTTCTGGAGTATTTTCAAGGCCAGCGTGACATCGCCCAACTGCAACGTACCTTCCTGCTCCAGAACGGCGAAGTCACATATATCAATGGCGCGACGGATGCTGATATTCCGCACGCCGAGGTAGGCACGCCGGATTACAGCGATTTAAAAATCCATGAATACCTGAGCGTGGTGGAAGTGCTCAACCCCATGCACCGCCTCTGGAGTGACGGCCGCTGGAACAAGCTCACCATCGCGCACGGCTGCTACTGGAAACGCTGCTCCTTTTGTGACATCACCTTAGACTATATTTCGCGGTATGAGACCGCGCCGTCTACTTTGCTGGTAGACCGCATTGAGCAGATTATTGCGCAGACGGGCCAGACCGGTTTCCATTTCGTGGATGAGGCCGCTCCTCCCCTGGCCCTGCGTGACTTGGCCATTGAATTGTTGCGCCGCGGCGTGAAGATTACCTGGTGGGGCAACATCCGGTTCGAGAAAACCTTCAGCGCAGACCTTTGTCGGTTATTGGCCGAGAGCGGTTGTATTGCCGTGTCCGGTGGGTTGGAAGTAGCCTCTGATAGATTGCTGGCCAAGATGGAGAAAGGGGTGAGTATTGCGCAAGTCGCCCGCGTAACCCGCGACTTTACCGCTGCCGGTATTATGGTGCACGCGTATTTAATGTACGGCTTCCCGACGCAGACTGCGCAAGAGACCATGGATTCTTTGGAAGTAGTGCGCCAGTTGTTTGAGCAGAACGTAATCCAGTCTGGTTATTGGCACCGGTTCTCCATGACGGCGCATAGCCCCGTGGGCAAGAACCCCGAGAAATACGGCGTGGTGAAAGTAGGCCCCGAGCCTGGCTTGTTCGCGGACAATGACCTGTGGCACGAGGACCCGCAAGGCGCTGACCATGAACTGTATGGCCCCGGCCTGGCCAAGGCGCTCTACAATTTCATGCACGGCATCGGCTTGGAAGAGCCGCTTTCCTTTTGGTTTGATTTCAAGGTGCCCCGCGCCTCGCACCCAAAGAACATGATTGCCCAAGCGGTAGAAGCCATCGGTAAACCAGATTCTGAGAAGCAGAACCTGCGGGTGCTGTGGTTGGGTAATGCGCCAGAGATAAAAGTGGAGATGAAGACCAAGAAAGGCCGAACCTTCCACAACGCCCTGCTCACCTTCACCGAGAAAACCGAGGAGTACGAAATCAAGACGTCGCCGGAGGTGGGGCAATGGCTGCATACGTGGCTCACGCGTCTCTCTGAGGACTACGGCACCAAGTTCCTGCTCAAAGACCTAGCCGCTGACTACCCCGAAGGCCAGCCGTTCACCTTCCAGGAATTCCTGATTACGGATACCTGGCTGGACTTGCGCGAGCGGGGACTGTTGGTGGTCTAA
- a CDS encoding YciI family protein, with translation MFIIELTYKVSLTEVDPFMAEHMAFLEKNYALGNFLASGRKVPRDGGLIFCQADSKAHIEALMQEDPFVYQDLADVRVIEFVASRAEAGLQGLLASS, from the coding sequence ATGTTTATCATAGAACTCACCTACAAAGTCTCGCTTACTGAGGTTGACCCTTTCATGGCCGAGCACATGGCGTTTCTGGAAAAGAACTATGCGCTGGGCAATTTCCTGGCCTCGGGGCGTAAGGTTCCACGTGACGGCGGCCTCATCTTCTGCCAGGCAGACAGCAAAGCACACATAGAAGCCCTAATGCAAGAAGACCCGTTTGTGTACCAAGATCTGGCAGATGTACGGGTGATTGAGTTTGTAGCGTCCCGTGCCGAAGCAGGCTTGCAAGGTTTGCTGGCATCCTCCTAA
- the uvrB gene encoding excinuclease ABC subunit UvrB has product MKFQLTSEFKPTGDQPRAIGQLTDGLRNGEHAQVLLGATGTGKTFTVANVIQEVQKPTLVLCHNKTLAAQLYGEFKQFFPNNAVEYFISYYDYYQPEAYIASSDVFIEKDLAINEEIEKLRLHATSALLSGRRDVIVVASVSCIYGIGNPEEFGKNVIPLAAGMKVSRNNLLYQFVSILYSRTEVEFTRGTFRVKGDTVDIYPAYADFAYRIYFWGDEIESIQRIDPESGKKIADEESISLFPANLFVTGKDTLNQAIHEIQYDMVAQHEYFLKEGRDNEAKRIKERTEFDLEMIRELGYCSGIENYSRYFDRREPGARPFCLLDYFPDDFLMVIDESHATLPQVRAMWGGDRSRKTALVEYGFRLPAAMDNRPLTFNEFESVMHQVIFVSATPGDYEIQKSEGVIVEQIIRPTGLLDPEIEIRPSQNQIDDLLDEVDNRIKSGDRVLVTTLTKRMAEELCKYMERLNIKVKYIHSEVKSLERVEILRELRLGVIDVLIGVNLLREGLDLPEVSLVAILDTDKEGFLRDQRSLIQTIGRAARNENGKVLMYADRITGSMQRAIDETNRRRATQMEYNLEHGITPKTIFKSKEAIMDQTSVADSNKREAKAYSGPDESLMSIAADPVVQYMKRDELEKVIKKTEKQMEAAAKELDFLQAAKFRDELAELRKLLKAKRD; this is encoded by the coding sequence ATGAAGTTTCAACTAACGTCAGAATTCAAACCCACCGGCGACCAGCCCCGCGCCATAGGCCAGCTTACAGACGGGCTGCGCAACGGCGAGCACGCACAGGTATTGCTAGGCGCCACCGGTACGGGTAAAACCTTTACCGTGGCCAACGTCATCCAGGAGGTGCAGAAGCCTACCTTGGTGTTGTGCCACAACAAAACCCTGGCCGCCCAGCTGTACGGTGAGTTCAAGCAATTCTTCCCCAATAACGCCGTAGAATATTTTATCTCCTATTATGACTACTATCAGCCCGAGGCGTACATCGCTTCTTCTGATGTGTTCATTGAAAAGGATTTGGCCATCAACGAAGAGATTGAGAAGCTTCGTTTGCATGCTACGTCAGCACTGTTGTCTGGCCGGAGGGATGTGATTGTGGTGGCCTCCGTTTCTTGTATCTATGGTATTGGTAACCCAGAAGAGTTTGGCAAGAACGTGATTCCGCTGGCGGCTGGCATGAAGGTGAGCCGCAACAACCTTCTCTACCAGTTTGTGTCTATCCTCTATAGCCGCACCGAGGTGGAGTTTACCCGTGGAACATTCCGGGTGAAAGGCGACACCGTGGACATATACCCCGCCTATGCAGACTTTGCGTACCGCATCTATTTCTGGGGCGATGAGATTGAGTCCATCCAGCGCATTGACCCAGAGTCTGGCAAAAAGATAGCCGATGAGGAAAGCATCTCGCTGTTCCCGGCCAACCTCTTCGTGACGGGCAAAGACACCTTGAACCAAGCCATCCATGAAATCCAGTATGACATGGTGGCCCAGCATGAGTACTTCCTGAAAGAGGGCCGCGACAATGAGGCCAAGCGTATTAAGGAGCGGACCGAGTTTGACTTGGAGATGATTCGGGAGCTGGGTTACTGCTCTGGTATTGAGAACTACTCCCGCTACTTTGACCGGCGCGAGCCAGGGGCCCGGCCGTTCTGCTTGCTGGACTACTTCCCAGACGATTTCCTGATGGTGATTGATGAAAGCCACGCCACCTTGCCGCAGGTGCGCGCCATGTGGGGCGGTGACCGCTCGCGTAAGACCGCGCTGGTAGAATACGGTTTCCGGTTACCGGCCGCCATGGACAACCGTCCGCTTACCTTCAATGAGTTTGAGAGCGTTATGCACCAAGTCATCTTTGTAAGCGCCACGCCAGGTGACTATGAGATTCAGAAGTCTGAAGGGGTGATTGTGGAGCAGATCATCCGGCCTACGGGCTTATTAGACCCTGAGATTGAAATAAGACCAAGCCAGAACCAGATAGATGACCTACTGGACGAGGTGGACAACCGCATCAAGTCAGGGGACCGCGTGTTGGTGACTACCTTGACCAAACGTATGGCCGAAGAGCTTTGCAAATACATGGAGCGCCTCAACATCAAAGTGAAGTACATCCACTCAGAGGTGAAGTCTCTGGAGCGCGTGGAGATTCTGCGTGAACTGCGTCTAGGCGTGATTGATGTGTTGATTGGCGTAAACTTACTGCGCGAAGGTCTGGATTTACCAGAGGTGAGTTTAGTGGCCATCTTGGACACTGACAAAGAAGGCTTCCTGCGCGACCAGCGCTCCTTGATTCAGACCATTGGCCGCGCCGCGCGTAATGAGAACGGCAAGGTGCTCATGTACGCCGACAGAATCACGGGCTCCATGCAACGCGCCATTGATGAGACCAACCGCCGCCGCGCCACGCAGATGGAATACAACCTAGAGCATGGTATTACGCCTAAGACCATCTTCAAGTCCAAGGAAGCCATCATGGACCAAACCTCGGTGGCGGACTCTAACAAGCGCGAGGCCAAAGCCTACTCGGGCCCAGATGAAAGCCTCATGTCCATTGCCGCGGATCCAGTGGTGCAGTACATGAAGCGCGACGAGCTGGAGAAGGTCATCAAGAAAACCGAAAAGCAGATGGAGGCCGCCGCCAAGGAGTTAGACTTCTTGCAAGCCGCTAAGTTTAGAGATGAACTGGCAGAGCTTCGCAAACTGCTTAAGGCAAAGAGAGACTAA